From Daucus carota subsp. sativus chromosome 6, DH1 v3.0, whole genome shotgun sequence, the proteins below share one genomic window:
- the LOC108226732 gene encoding NDR1/HIN1-like protein 12, which translates to MAMAEDPSVGPSKGKLKGSKGNAGKTWRSVSQFILIFLVLIAVTALVLWLVYNPHKPKFSLVNAAVFDLNTTSPPFISTTLQFTIVARNPNDRVSVYYDRLNAFVSYKSQMITPQMILPPLHQYKDSTVSFSPVLGGVAVPVSLEVANGIVMDMEGYGLVQLRLVLQGRVKWKVGPIKTSYYDLYVACDMLLGLKKGIVGQVPLLGISHDRDQDHHGCHVDV; encoded by the coding sequence ATGGCTATGGCAGAAGATCCTAGTGTGGGGCCTAGCAAAGGGAAATTGAAAGGCAGCAAAGGAAATGCTGGAAAAACATGGCGTTCAGTATCACAATTTATACTGATCTTCCTTGTTTTGATAGCGGTTACAGCTCTTGTACTCTGGTTAGTCTACAATCCCCACAAGCCGAAATTCAGCCTGGTGAACGCGGCGGTCTTCGATCTCAACACAACTTCTCCCCCTTTCATTTCCACCACCCTGCAGTTCACAATTGTGGCTAGAAACCCTAACGACAGGGTTTCGGTCTACTACGATCGCCTCAATGCTTTCGTGTCTTACAAGAGCCAGATGATTACTCCCCAGATGATTCTGCCGCCGCTGCATCAGTACAAGGACAGTACGGTGTCGTTTTCTCCGGTGCTCGGGGGAGTGGCCGTGCCGGTGTCGTTAGAGGTGGCCAATGGGATTGTCATGGATATGGAAGGGTATGGACTGGTTCAGCTCCGCCTTGTGTTGCAGGGGAGGGTGAAGTGGAAGGTGGGTCCCATCAAGACTTCATACTATGATCTCTATGTGGCTTGTGATATGCTGCTTGGTTTGAAGAAAGGGATTGTTGGTCAAGTTCCTTTGCTTGGAATTAGTCATGATCGAGATCAAGATCATCATGGTTGCCATGTTGATGTTTGA
- the LOC108226654 gene encoding NDR1/HIN1-like protein 1, which translates to MAEDPKVDGEPSKVTTTAADGGLKGKWRRRWGYGGWSSYGKSKESYAGHMWRSFAQSILVLLVLFAIIALILWLVYRPHKPKFAIVSAAVFNLSTSTPPFIATTMQFTIVTRNPNDHASIYYDRLSAFVSYRNQRITPHLSLPPLHQREDSTVSFAPILGGSAVPVSLDLANGILMDVEGYGLVQLRVVLQGRVKYKAAGIKTSHYDLYVTCDMLLGLKRGMVGQVPLLNTNHDPNQDQHTCKVDL; encoded by the coding sequence ATGGCAGAAGATCCTAAAGTAGATGGGGAGCCGAGCAAGGTCACGACGACAGCAGCAGATGGCGGTCTCAAGGGGAAATGGAGACGCAGATGGGGATACGGAGGATGGAGTAGCTATGGCAAGAGCAAAGAATCATATGCTGGACATATGTGGCGCTCCTTTGCACAATCTATTCTCGTTTTGCTGGTCTTGTTCGCGATCATCGCTCTGATACTCTGGCTAGTCTACCGTCCCCACAAGCCCAAATTCGCGATAGTGAGCGCTGCAGTCTTCAATCTCAGCACAAGTACTCCCCCTTTCATTGCCACCACTATGCAATTCACAATCGTGACACGAAACCCCAACGACCATGCCTCAATCTACTACGACCGTCTCTCAGCTTTCGTGTCCTACAGAAACCAGAGGATCACTCCGCACCTGAGCCTGCCACCGCTGCACCAGCGCGAGGACAGTACAGTGTCATTTGCCCCGATTCTCGGGGGATCTGCAGTGCCCGTGTCCTTGGATCTGGCCAATGGGATTCTTATGGATGTGGAGGGATATGGACTGGTGCAGCTTCGTGTCGTGTTGCAGGGGCGGGTCAAGTACAAGGCAGCGGGTATCAAGACTTCGCACTATGATCTCTATGTCACTTGTGATATGCTGCTTGGTTTAAAGAGAGGGATGGTTGGTCAAGTTCCTTTGCTTAATACTAATCATGATCCAAATCAAGATCAGCATACTTGCAAAGTTGATCTTTGA
- the LOC108225998 gene encoding protein FAR1-RELATED SEQUENCE 5-like: MITKDLIKISDNQGSICGDSSRISSSTASCDPACSDYDDSISSYVLSTGGRRYYSPSVGEKQCIPFLTQVHDSLDKAFLFYKNYGRLGGFDVRKGTKKRADDGTIILKHFVCSCEGFVEPNIGRTNGSECRERRTVSKRCGCKARLVMKYMFPNKYFVMSLIDVHNHPLASETGRQFLRASREMTAGLRNVVYDAAKANIGCSKTYTLVKEMVGGYSNVGATLCDFKNFNRDLKSYVGDKDGQMIIDKFKVISETSEGFYYAYEVDSSGHLIKLFWADVIGRRNFELYGDAMSFDATFDTNKYNMIFAPFTGVDKHDKCVTFACCLLSQENVAHYTWAFDHLVKAMGRNPVVVITDQCPAMKIAVPASFSSDNGLIASKHRLCMWHIMEKFPVKLGNRLVKETVFMEKMKKYIWSSNIEIEEFERGWEAVIKEFKLEDNKGLKDMYGIRASWIPAFFRDEPMFGLMRTTSRSESENSFFGQFHKQGDSLCEFWLRYQSAMDRQRNETNRLNHESNSSLPSTVSRWFIENDAADLFTLAIFYKLQEEIIASCLDMQIKRMSEEREGVTYMEIRDVKVPDKIFKVSVSLNHAVCSCKKFVMCGIVCRHSFCGLKQIGVTKFPRTLVLNRWTKLADNGTSSMSLAVSNSFSKMEEVSLKLTNIWFDFQQAVNKAGMELDKLDQVHSTVMQLSSELDNNCSNLTKKDHMAAMIGEQPSGDITILAPNICKNKGNYFKRLISER; the protein is encoded by the exons ATGATTACAAAAGatctcatcaaaatcagtgATAATCAAG GTTCTATATGTGGTGATTCGTCTCGTATCAGTAGTTCGACTGCTAGCTGTGATCCCGCTTGTAGTGATTATGATGATTCAATATCAAGCTACGTATTGTCTACTGGTGGAAGGAGATATTATTCACCGTCTGTTGGTGAAAAACAGTGTATACCATTCCTTACTCAAGTTCATGACAGCTTAGATAAAGCGTTCTTATTTTACAAGAATTATGGTCGTTTAGGAGGGTTTGATGTTCGGAAGGGAACTAAAAAGAGAGCTGATGATGGTACGATAATACTCAAGCATTTTGTTTGCAGTTGTGAAGGTTTTGTTGAGCCAAATATTGGTAGAACGAATGGCAGTGAGTGTAGAGAAAGGCGTACTGTGTCGAAGAGGTGTGGTTGTAAGGCAAGATTGGTTATGAAATACATGTTTCCGAACAAGTATTTTGTAATGTCTTTAATTGATGTACATAACCATCCTCTAGCTAGTGAAACAGGACGGCAATTTTTGAGAGCTAGTAGGGAAATGACAGCGGGGTTAAGGAATGTTGTCTATGatgctgcaaaagctaacataGGTTGTAGCAAAACCTATACTCTTGTAAAGGAAATGGTAGGTGGATATTCTAATGTTGGCGCGACATTGtgtgattttaaaaattttaatcggGACTTGAAGAGCTATGTTGGTGACAAAGATGGGCAGATGATTATTGACAAGTTCAAGGTCATTTCAGAGACTTCAGAAGGTTTTTACTATGCATATGAAGTTGACTCATCTGGACACCTTATCAAACTGTTTTGGGCGGACGTAATTGGTAGGAGGAATTTTGAACTATATGGCGATGCTATGTCATTTGATGCAACTTTTGACACAAACAA GTATAACATGATTTTTGCACCTTTCACTGGTGTTGATAAACATGACAAATGTGTGACATTTGCATGTTGTCTTTTATCTCAAGAGAATGTTGCGCATTATACTTGGGCATTTGATCATCTTGTAAAGGCTATGGGAAGGAATCCGGTGGTTGTGATTACTGATCAATGTCCAGCTATGAAAATAGCTGTCCCTGCATCATTTTCTTCGGACAATGGACTTATTGCTTCTAAACATCGTTTGTGTATGTGGCATATTATGGAAAAATTCCCGGTCAAG cTTGGTAACCGTTTGGTCAAAGAGACAGTTTttatggagaagatgaagaaatatatatggTCATCAAATATAGAAATtgaagagtttgagagaggATGGGAGGCTGTTATTAAGGAGTTTAAGTTAGAGGATAACAAGGGGTTAAAAGATATGTATGGTATAAGGGCTTCGTGGATTCCCGCTTTCTTTAGAGACGAGCCTATGTTTGGGTTGATGAGGACTACATCAAGATCAGAGAGTGAAAATTCTTTTTTTGGGCAATTCCATAAACAAGGAGACTCTTTATGTGAATTTTGGTTACGGTATCAAAGTGCTATGGATCGGCAGAGGAATGAAACGAATCGGTTGAATCATGAGTCCAATTCTAGTCTTCCTTCTACAGTGTCTAGGTGGTTCATAGAAAATGATGCAGCAGACCTGTTTACACTTGCTATCTTTTATAAACTCCAAGAAGAAATCATTGCCTCCTGTTTGGACATGcaaattaaaagaatgagtgAGGAAAGAGAAGGTGTTACTTACATGGAAATCAGAGATGTCAAGGTGCCGGATAAAATTTTCAAG gtttctgttAGTTTAAATCATGCTGTTTGTTCGTGCAAGAAGTTTGTTATGTGTGGGATAGTTTGTAGACATTCATTTTGTGGTTTGAAACAGATTGGAGTGACTAAGTTCCCACGGACACTTGTTTTAAATCGATGGACGAAACTTGCGGACAACGGGACCTCATCAATGTCACTAGCAGTTTCAAACAGTTTTTCTAAGATGGAAGAAGTATCATTGAAATTGACAAATATATGGTTTGACTTTCAGCAGGCAGTTAATAAGGCTGGAATGGAGTTGGACAAGCTTGATCAGGTTCATAGTACTGTAATGCAGCTTAGTTCTGAGCTTGATAATAATTGTAGTAATTTGACGAAGAAGGATCACATGGCAGCAATGATTGGTGAGCAGCCTTCAGGAGATATTACAATTCTTGCACCAAATATTTGCAAGAACAAAGGCAATTACTTTAAGAGGTTGATAAGTGAAAGGTAG
- the LOC108225997 gene encoding uncharacterized protein LOC108225997 translates to MSQSSEHENVSTHVDLDSDFQSISLETSHPLYLHPSDHPGQILVSEALNGDNFGEWKRSMSLALSAKNKLGFVNDKYKVPGIESVYFDHWQRCNDMVITWLLNSIVPEIRSSLVYIASATKMWKELHVRFTQNNGPRIFELRTAMSSLVQDRLTISAYYTKFKKLYDDFTNAIKAPVCTCTAKLEQAQHDEMMKVTQFLMGLNDNFTNIRGQLLMMSPLPSMNQVLALLQQEERQRNMSHSGRSSTEAAVLLSQQTSNPSSGNRFHKPPFKKNDGKSNTKKGNLYCTHCQGTNHTKERCFHIIGFPPKKQGSTDKRTTRFASSSEDKVVAQVGTLADSGQQSDNSQH, encoded by the coding sequence ATGTCTCAATCAAGTGAACATGAAAATGTCTCTACACATGTTGACCTAGATTCTGATTTTCAATCCATAAGTCTAGAGACTAGTCATCCTCTATACTTGCATCCATCAGATCATCCTGGACAGATCTTAGTATCTGAAGCACTTAATGGTGATAATTTTGGTGAATGGAAACGCTCGATGAGTCTTGCACTATCAGCCAAGAATAAACTTGGTTTTGTGAATGATAAATACAAAGTACCAGGGATTGAGTCTGTTTACTTTGATCACTGGCAAAGATGTAATGACATGGTCATTACCTGGTTGTTGAATTCCATTGTTCCTGAAATCAGATCAAGTCTGGTTTATATTGCAAGTGCTACTAAAATGTGGAAAGAACTTCATGTGAGATTCACACAGAACAATGGACCTAGGATATTTGAGCTCAGAACTGCAATGTCTTCTCTGGTTCAAGACAGACTTACTATTTCTGCATATTATACTAAGTTCAAGAAACTGTATGATGATTTCACCAATGCTATTAAAGCTCCTGTGTGCACCTGCACTGCAAAACTTGAACAAGCTCAGCATGATGAGATGATGAAGGTCACTCAATTCTTGATGGGACTGAATGATAACTTCACTAATATCAGAGGTCAATTGCTAATGATGAGTCCTCTTCCCTCTATGAATCAAGTTCTGGCACTACTTCAACAAGAAGAGAGGCAAAGGAACATGTCACATAGTGGAAGATCTTCCACTGAAGCAGCTGTTCTCTTGAGCCAACAGACCTCAAACCCCTCATCTGGCAACAGGTTTCACAAGCCACCCTTCAAGAAGAATGATGGCAAGTCTAACACTAAGAAAGGGAATTTGTATTGCACTCATTGTCAAGGGACAAATCATACCAAGGAAAGATGCTTTCATATCATTGGCTTTCCACCAAAAAAGCAAGGTTCTACAGATAAGAGAACCACAAGATTTGCCTCATCTTCTGAAGACAAGGTTGTAGCACAAGTTGGAACTCTTGCAGATTCTGGACAGCAGTCTGACAACTCTCAGCATTAG